In Fusobacterium canifelinum, a genomic segment contains:
- the rfaE1 gene encoding D-glycero-beta-D-manno-heptose-7-phosphate kinase translates to MISKLIENFKNIKIAVIGDLMLDEYIMGKVDRISPEAPVPVVKVTEEKFVLGGAANVINNLAALGANVYCGGLVGKDKNAEKLINAFPKNVDCNLILKVENRPTIVKKRVIAGHQQLLRLDWEEEFYINENEENIIIENLKNHIKELNAVILSDYNKGLLIKSLSQKIINLCRKNNVIVTVDPKPKNISNFMGASSITPNKKEAYAAVEANPSENIDIVGEKLKEKYNLDTVLVTRSEEGMTLYDEDIHNIPTYAKEVYDVTGAGDTVISVFTLAKAAGATWEEAAKIANAAGGIVVGKIGTSTVSEKELIETYNSIYNTGDVCKC, encoded by the coding sequence ATGATAAGTAAATTAATAGAAAACTTTAAAAATATCAAAATTGCTGTTATTGGAGATTTAATGTTAGATGAATATATTATGGGAAAAGTGGATAGAATTTCTCCCGAAGCACCAGTTCCTGTTGTTAAAGTTACAGAGGAAAAATTTGTTTTAGGTGGTGCTGCCAATGTTATTAATAACCTTGCTGCTTTAGGAGCTAATGTCTATTGTGGTGGACTTGTAGGAAAAGATAAAAATGCTGAAAAACTTATCAATGCTTTTCCTAAAAATGTTGATTGTAATTTAATTTTAAAAGTTGAAAATCGTCCTACTATCGTAAAAAAAAGAGTTATTGCAGGACATCAACAACTTTTAAGACTTGATTGGGAAGAAGAATTTTATATCAATGAAAATGAAGAAAATATAATAATAGAAAATCTTAAAAATCACATAAAAGAATTGAATGCAGTTATTTTATCTGATTATAATAAAGGACTTTTAATAAAATCTCTTTCACAAAAAATTATAAACTTATGTAGAAAAAATAATGTAATTGTTACTGTTGACCCTAAGCCAAAAAATATTTCTAATTTTATGGGAGCTTCTTCTATAACTCCAAATAAAAAAGAAGCTTATGCTGCAGTTGAAGCAAATCCATCAGAAAATATTGATATTGTAGGAGAAAAATTAAAAGAAAAATATAATTTAGATACTGTTTTAGTGACAAGAAGTGAAGAAGGGATGACTTTATATGATGAAGATATTCATAATATCCCTACTTACGCAAAAGAAGTCTATGATGTAACTGGTGCAGGAGATACAGTTATTTCAGTTTTCACTTTAGCAAAGGCTGCTGGAGCAACTTGGGAAGAAGCTGCAAAAATAGCTAATGCTGCTGGGGGAATAGTAGTTGGAAAAATTGGTACTTCTACTGTTAGCGAAAAGGAATTGATCGAAACTTATAACAGTATATATAACACAGGAGATGTTTGCAAATGTTAA
- a CDS encoding ABC transporter ATP-binding protein — MEKKDINIVNVNKSFDGVQILKDINLKIEQGEFFSIIGPSGCGKTTLLRMIAGFISPDSGAIYLGDENIIDLPPNLRNVNTIFQKYALFPHLNVFENVAFPLRLKKVDEKTINEEVNKYLKLVGLEEHSSKKISQLSGGQQQRISIARALINKPGVLLLDEPLSALDAKLRQNLLIELDLIHDEVGITFIFITHDQQEALSISDRIAVMNAGKVLQVGTPAEVYEAPADTFVADFLGENNFFSGKVTEIINEELAKINLEGIGEIIIELDKKVKIGDKVTISLRPEKIRLSKNEIKKTKNYMNSAAVYVDEYIYSGFQSKYYVHLKNNENLKFKIFMQHAAFFDDNDEKAIWWDEDAYITWDAYDGYLVEVESEKK, encoded by the coding sequence TTGGAAAAAAAAGATATAAATATAGTTAATGTAAATAAAAGTTTTGATGGAGTTCAAATTCTAAAAGACATTAATTTAAAGATAGAACAAGGAGAATTTTTTTCTATAATAGGTCCATCAGGTTGTGGTAAAACAACACTTTTAAGAATGATAGCTGGATTTATTTCCCCAGATAGTGGAGCTATATATCTTGGTGATGAAAATATAATTGACTTACCACCAAACCTTAGAAATGTAAATACTATATTTCAAAAATATGCTCTTTTTCCACATTTGAATGTTTTTGAAAATGTAGCTTTTCCTTTAAGACTTAAAAAAGTTGATGAAAAAACAATAAATGAAGAAGTTAATAAATATTTAAAGCTTGTTGGTTTAGAAGAACATAGTTCAAAAAAAATTAGCCAACTATCAGGAGGACAACAGCAAAGAATTTCAATAGCAAGAGCTTTAATCAATAAACCAGGAGTTCTGTTGTTAGATGAGCCTTTATCAGCTCTTGATGCAAAATTAAGACAAAATCTTTTGATAGAGCTTGACTTAATTCATGATGAAGTTGGGATAACTTTTATCTTTATTACCCATGACCAACAAGAAGCTCTTTCTATCTCAGATAGAATAGCAGTTATGAATGCAGGAAAAGTTTTACAAGTTGGTACTCCTGCTGAAGTCTATGAAGCACCTGCTGATACTTTTGTTGCAGATTTCTTAGGAGAAAATAATTTTTTCAGTGGAAAGGTTACTGAAATTATAAATGAAGAATTAGCTAAAATAAATTTAGAAGGTATAGGAGAAATAATTATTGAACTGGATAAAAAAGTTAAAATAGGGGATAAGGTTACTATCTCTTTAAGACCTGAAAAAATAAGACTTTCTAAAAATGAAATTAAAAAGACTAAAAACTATATGAATAGTGCTGCTGTTTATGTTGATGAATATATTTATTCTGGTTTCCAAAGTAAGTACTATGTACATTTAAAAAATAATGAAAATTTAAAGTTTAAAATCTTTATGCAACATGCTGCTTTCTTTGATGATAATGATGAAAAAGCTATATGGTGGGATGAAGATGCTTACATCACTTGGGATGCCTATGATGGTTATCT
- a CDS encoding NUDIX hydrolase: protein MITTLCYLEKDNKYLMLHRTKKENDINKNKWLGVGGKLEKNETPEQCLFREVNEETGLTLVDYEHRGIVIFNFNDDEPLYMYLYTSKNFLGEVQECSEGDLKWIDKSEIYNLNLWEGDKIFLDLLNKDTPFFYLTLDYENDNLISYDLKFKKDDFTCFEVFVPENYVKDIIKALSRYDLLKEGSYTDVYALIDVEGHWTTLEGAKAFIGEVGKESIEKEKLMKFRVKKEFTDLAYFLIKKTHPYEVPVINIF, encoded by the coding sequence ATGATTACAACCTTATGTTATTTAGAGAAAGATAATAAATATCTTATGTTACATAGAACTAAAAAAGAAAATGATATAAATAAAAACAAGTGGTTAGGTGTTGGTGGAAAATTAGAAAAAAATGAAACCCCTGAACAGTGTTTATTTAGAGAAGTTAATGAAGAGACAGGCTTAACTCTAGTTGATTATGAACACAGAGGAATAGTAATTTTTAATTTCAATGATGATGAACCACTTTACATGTATTTATATACTTCAAAAAATTTTTTAGGAGAAGTTCAAGAATGTTCCGAGGGAGATTTAAAATGGATAGACAAATCTGAAATTTATAATCTTAATCTTTGGGAAGGAGATAAAATATTTTTAGATTTACTCAATAAAGATACTCCTTTTTTCTATTTAACATTAGATTATGAAAATGATAATTTAATTTCTTATGATCTAAAATTTAAGAAAGATGATTTTACTTGTTTTGAAGTTTTTGTTCCTGAAAACTATGTCAAAGATATTATTAAAGCACTATCAAGATATGATTTATTAAAAGAAGGATCTTATACTGATGTCTATGCTTTAATAGATGTAGAAGGGCATTGGACAACTCTTGAGGGTGCTAAGGCATTCATTGGAGAAGTTGGAAAAGAAAGTATTGAAAAAGAAAAATTAATGAAATTTAGAGTAAAAAAAGAATTTACTGATTTAGCTTACTTTTTAATAAAAAAAACACATCCTTATGAAGTGCCTGTCATTAATATTTTTTAA
- the ispF gene encoding 2-C-methyl-D-erythritol 2,4-cyclodiphosphate synthase yields the protein MLRIGNGYDVHKLVEGRRLMLGGVEVPHTKGVLGHSDGDVLLHAITDAIIGALGLGDIGLHFPDNDENLKDINSAILLKKINNIMKEKNYKIVNLDSIIVIQKPKLRPYIDSIRDNIAKILEIDSELINVKAKTEEKLGFTGDETGVKSYCVVLLEKEKC from the coding sequence ATGTTAAGAATAGGTAATGGTTATGATGTTCATAAATTAGTTGAAGGTAGAAGATTGATGTTAGGTGGTGTAGAAGTTCCTCATACAAAAGGAGTTTTAGGACATTCTGATGGAGATGTACTTTTACATGCTATAACTGATGCAATAATCGGTGCATTGGGGTTGGGAGATATAGGATTACATTTCCCAGATAATGATGAAAATTTAAAAGATATTAACAGTGCTATACTATTAAAAAAAATAAATAATATTATGAAAGAAAAAAACTATAAAATAGTGAATTTAGACTCTATTATAGTTATACAAAAGCCAAAATTAAGGCCATATATAGATAGTATTAGAGATAATATTGCAAAAATTTTAGAGATTGATTCTGAACTTATAAATGTAAAGGCTAAGACTGAAGAAAAATTAGGTTTTACTGGTGATGAAACTGGAGTTAAATCCTATTGTGTAGTCTTATTGGAGAAAGAGAAATGTTAG
- a CDS encoding HPr family phosphocarrier protein gives MKSKTVEIVNETGLHTRPGNEFVSLAKTFSSQISVGNEAGAKVNGTSLLKLLSLGIKKGSKITVYADGEDENEAVDKLSSLLENLKD, from the coding sequence ATGAAAAGTAAAACTGTAGAAATTGTGAATGAAACTGGTTTACACACAAGACCTGGAAATGAGTTTGTAAGTTTGGCAAAGACATTCTCTTCACAAATAAGTGTAGGAAATGAGGCAGGGGCAAAAGTTAATGGAACTTCATTATTAAAACTACTTTCATTAGGGATCAAAAAAGGAAGTAAAATAACTGTGTATGCTGATGGTGAAGATGAAAATGAAGCAGTTGATAAATTATCATCTCTTCTTGAAAACTTAAAAGACTAA
- the ptsP gene encoding phosphoenolpyruvate--protein phosphotransferase: MRQDNLIKGIPASPGIAIGKAFLYKENKLEIVEKSDLSKEKEIERLVKGREIAKNQLEKIKENTLKKLGKDKADIFEGHITLLEDEELFTEIDSKISQKKCTAEFALNEAIDEYATMLANLEDTYFKERAGDLRDIGKRWLYGVMNIQITDLSKLEPETIIVAKELNPSDTAQINLDNVLAFVTEIGGKTAHSSIMARSLELPAVVGVGAVLNELEDNQILIVDALKGEVIVAPDEETLKIYREKREEFLKEKEELKALKDKEAISKDGIKVDVWGNIGSPNDLKGIVSNGGFGIGLYRTEFLFMEKDSFPTEDEQFEAYKIVAEGLKGYPVTIRTMDIGGDKSLPYMELPKEENPFLGWRAIRVCLDREEILKTQFKALLRASKYGQIKIMLPMIMDIVEVRKAKAIFEECKKELQEKGIEFDKNIMLGIMVETPAVAFRAKYFAKECDFFSIGTNDLTQYTLAVDRGNEKIANLYDTYNPSVLQAIKMLIDGAHEGGIKISMCGEFAGDENAVALLFGMGLDAFSMSGISIPRVKRIIMKLDKKGCQDLVERVLSLSTALEIKKEVKKFMEKI, from the coding sequence ATGAGACAAGATAATTTAATAAAAGGGATTCCAGCTTCACCTGGGATAGCAATAGGAAAAGCATTTCTATATAAAGAAAATAAATTAGAAATAGTTGAAAAATCTGATTTATCTAAAGAAAAAGAAATTGAAAGATTGGTAAAAGGTAGAGAAATTGCTAAAAATCAACTAGAAAAAATAAAAGAAAATACTTTAAAGAAATTAGGAAAAGATAAGGCTGATATTTTTGAAGGACATATTACTTTATTAGAAGATGAAGAATTATTTACTGAAATTGATTCTAAAATTTCTCAAAAAAAATGTACTGCTGAATTTGCTTTAAATGAAGCAATTGATGAATATGCAACAATGCTTGCAAATTTAGAAGATACATATTTTAAGGAAAGAGCAGGAGATTTAAGAGATATTGGGAAAAGATGGCTATATGGTGTTATGAATATACAAATAACTGATCTTTCTAAGCTAGAACCTGAAACAATTATTGTAGCAAAGGAATTAAATCCTTCTGATACTGCACAAATAAATTTAGACAATGTTTTAGCCTTTGTAACTGAAATTGGAGGAAAAACAGCTCACTCATCTATAATGGCAAGATCTTTAGAGTTACCAGCTGTTGTTGGAGTAGGAGCAGTTTTAAATGAGTTAGAAGATAATCAAATTTTAATAGTTGATGCATTAAAAGGAGAAGTTATAGTTGCTCCTGATGAAGAAACTTTAAAAATATATAGAGAAAAAAGAGAAGAATTTTTAAAGGAAAAAGAAGAATTAAAAGCTTTAAAAGATAAAGAAGCTATTTCAAAAGATGGAATAAAAGTTGATGTTTGGGGGAATATAGGCTCTCCTAATGACTTAAAAGGTATTGTATCAAATGGTGGTTTTGGAATAGGACTTTACAGAACAGAATTTTTATTTATGGAAAAAGATAGTTTCCCAACAGAAGACGAGCAATTTGAAGCATATAAAATAGTAGCTGAGGGTTTAAAGGGTTATCCTGTGACTATAAGAACTATGGATATAGGTGGAGATAAATCATTACCATATATGGAACTTCCAAAAGAAGAAAATCCATTTTTAGGTTGGAGAGCAATAAGAGTTTGTTTAGACAGAGAAGAAATTTTAAAAACTCAATTTAAAGCACTTTTAAGAGCTTCAAAATATGGACAAATAAAAATAATGCTTCCAATGATAATGGATATAGTGGAAGTAAGAAAAGCAAAGGCTATCTTTGAAGAATGTAAAAAAGAATTACAAGAAAAAGGAATAGAATTTGATAAAAATATTATGTTAGGAATAATGGTAGAAACACCTGCTGTTGCATTCAGAGCTAAATATTTTGCAAAAGAATGTGATTTCTTCTCAATAGGAACTAATGATTTAACTCAATATACTTTGGCAGTTGATAGAGGAAATGAAAAGATTGCAAATCTATATGATACATATAACCCAAGTGTGTTACAAGCTATAAAAATGCTAATTGATGGTGCACATGAAGGTGGAATAAAAATTTCAATGTGTGGAGAGTTTGCAGGAGATGAAAATGCAGTGGCACTTCTATTTGGAATGGGCTTGGATGCTTTTTCAATGTCAGGAATTTCAATTCCAAGAGTAAAAAGAATTATAATGAAATTAGATAAAAAAGGATGTCAAGATTTAGTTGAAAGAGTTTTATCACTATCAACAGCTTTAGAAATCAAAAAAGAAGTTAAAAAATTTATGGAAAAAATATAA
- a CDS encoding MliC family protein, translating into MKKFTMLALAMSLFLVACGEKKEEKPAEQPAAEAAATTEAPATEAPATEAAAEAKTFTLKTEDGKEFTLVVAADGATATLTDAEGKATELKNDVTGSGERYTDEAGNEVAMKGTEGILTLGDLKEVPVTVEAK; encoded by the coding sequence ATGAAAAAATTTACAATGTTAGCACTAGCTATGAGTTTATTCTTAGTAGCTTGTGGAGAAAAGAAAGAAGAAAAACCAGCTGAACAACCTGCTGCAGAAGCTGCTGCAACAACTGAAGCACCTGCTACAGAAGCACCTGCAACTGAAGCTGCTGCTGAAGCAAAAACATTTACATTAAAAACTGAAGATGGAAAAGAATTCACATTAGTAGTTGCTGCTGATGGAGCTACTGCAACTTTAACTGATGCTGAAGGAAAAGCAACTGAATTAAAAAATGATGTAACTGGTTCTGGTGAAAGATATACAGATGAAGCTGGAAATGAAGTTGCTATGAAAGGTACAGAAGGAATCTTAACTTTAGGAGATCTTAAAGAAGTACCAGTAACTGTTGAAGCAAAATAG
- a CDS encoding MATE family efflux transporter — MLDKASFRKTVFAFLLPMAIQNLINVAVSSTDVIMLGRYSEVALSASSLASQIQFILILLFFGIGSGATVLTAQYWGKKDIKSIEKILAIGIKIAFGLSFLFFIFAFFFSRNAMRLFTNDEATILEGIKYLKIVSFSYLTTSISIVYLVTMRSVERVTISTIIYATSFVSNFIINYLLIFGSFGFPKMGVEGAAIGTLVARLIELGIVFYYNSKNHHFISIKWKYIKSLDPILKKDFIKYSAPTMMNELLWAGGTAAGIAILGRLGNSIVAANSITSVVRQLAMVFAFGLANTAAIMVGKEIGKKDFHTAEIYAKKLLLYSFLSSLLGVVLLLIIKPFIIKKFALNAEVEDYLNLTLNILFYYIPLQSISAVLIVGVFRAGGDTKFALVADVFPLWCGSVLISAIAAFYLNLPTKLIYFLIMSDEIIKQPLIIWRYKSKKWINNVTRELN; from the coding sequence ATGTTAGACAAAGCTTCTTTTAGAAAAACAGTATTTGCTTTTTTACTTCCTATGGCAATACAAAATTTAATTAATGTTGCTGTATCAAGTACTGATGTTATTATGCTTGGAAGATATAGTGAAGTTGCCTTATCAGCTTCCTCACTTGCAAGTCAAATACAATTTATTTTAATTCTATTATTCTTTGGTATAGGCTCTGGTGCAACAGTTTTAACAGCACAGTATTGGGGAAAGAAAGATATTAAGTCCATAGAAAAAATTCTAGCTATTGGGATAAAAATAGCTTTTGGTCTAAGTTTTCTTTTTTTTATATTCGCTTTTTTCTTTTCAAGAAATGCTATGAGATTGTTTACCAATGATGAAGCTACAATCTTAGAAGGAATTAAATATTTAAAAATAGTTAGTTTTTCATATTTAACAACTTCTATTTCTATTGTCTATTTAGTTACAATGAGAAGTGTTGAAAGGGTTACTATATCAACAATTATTTATGCAACTTCATTTGTCAGCAACTTTATAATCAACTATCTTTTAATTTTTGGAAGTTTTGGCTTTCCTAAAATGGGAGTGGAAGGTGCAGCAATAGGAACTCTTGTTGCAAGACTTATTGAGCTTGGAATAGTATTCTACTATAACTCAAAAAATCATCATTTTATTTCTATAAAATGGAAATATATTAAAAGCTTAGACCCTATTTTAAAAAAAGATTTTATAAAATACTCTGCTCCTACTATGATGAATGAACTTCTGTGGGCTGGAGGAACAGCAGCAGGAATTGCTATTTTAGGTAGATTAGGAAATTCTATTGTTGCTGCTAACTCCATAACTTCCGTTGTTAGACAATTAGCAATGGTTTTTGCTTTTGGACTTGCGAACACGGCTGCAATTATGGTTGGGAAAGAAATTGGTAAAAAAGATTTTCATACAGCAGAAATTTATGCAAAAAAACTTTTATTATATTCTTTCCTTTCAAGTTTATTGGGTGTTGTCTTACTTTTAATTATAAAGCCTTTTATTATAAAAAAATTTGCTTTAAATGCAGAAGTAGAAGATTATTTAAATCTTACTTTAAATATTTTATTTTACTATATACCTTTACAAAGTATTTCAGCAGTCTTAATTGTTGGAGTATTCAGAGCAGGTGGGGACACTAAGTTTGCTTTAGTCGCAGATGTTTTTCCTCTTTGGTGTGGTTCAGTTTTAATTTCAGCTATTGCAGCTTTCTACTTAAATTTACCTACAAAACTAATCTATTTTTTAATAATGTCAGATGAAATTATTAAGCAGCCACTTATTATTTGGAGATACAAAAGTAAAAAATGGATTAATAATGTTACAAGAGAGTTGAACTGA
- a CDS encoding DUF1266 domain-containing protein, with protein MKYILVRTDYEDINELQIKQAITLDEVKNAMNLMSINSLYNEKKILISTCSETYLDCIAISFTDITSPYRYLNLLSSILNCRVIDTQTNNFLGKEQLPSFNNKMKNITFSDFFYEKKNKLPEVYIRMFIDNIPGDIEMIKNLIASHFTGNLISYEILDDNSFIFSLEICDCSESLLLLKIEKNRKYSSKFRITISCNDNNLAFLGPGYYAIVVEEGRFLAKILKGTFSISPNELPYLEKEEYDFNWLVSYYDELLQQHLYDINCDFQSGKQAYFCWSEEMYQPLPVPSTVITPLGRYSIAKLELEMQQNGFESMRNRFFIFNHFIKTADDKMRAALYILQCYPMFRPSERSEHDKMYNEMAINYLEDALKSDSTLYFPKEEYLELCQLDRKTPLDISRTKDFGTDIFIGYHRHIICYSFGNNLKGFPIFGDYLIEEIIEGEKILFTNCYDPGVGIIVKIEYNEKNAVHNPAWFKNCFGEIKSIDIGPNGICRYAFMGIVLDRAGQKMFSYHAEVLIANERYTFEFYYADKEQAKQIDFMLGNIKAVLPKVEVVDKEVKPSFIHNIFKKISDKLGIGKNLSLNKIRKFIGSNEKSKILTINELHNFIEAVSKFNSQQISRIDEDYKQYFGLLLSGVLSIMNFGKLEPLQSSSDYEYDEEIFKQIKYSLYENWEIYDTKSVFETIGWLLNEGHSEKYDSTKYTTLDEAIQEKHKEIIEDVEIKNYSDDVYTTHGFRDKEHYIETLLKDEIKELQHNWSFIQSFRDLSVKNIRAWDIGRAAYLVWECYFFNYLKKFEAEQLIDTIAEIAAKEFSSFTEFASSYALGRIFWYFSISKKNNIDEKMTEIVYELLETFEILFNSNDGLWATNQWWNTDESNSKICK; from the coding sequence ATGAAATATATATTAGTTAGAACAGATTATGAGGATATAAATGAATTACAAATTAAACAGGCAATTACTCTTGATGAAGTAAAAAATGCAATGAATCTAATGAGTATAAATTCTCTTTATAATGAGAAAAAGATTTTGATTTCAACTTGTTCAGAAACTTATCTTGATTGTATAGCCATCTCATTTACTGATATTACTTCACCATACCGATACCTAAACCTACTTTCCAGTATATTAAATTGTAGAGTTATTGATACTCAAACAAATAATTTTCTTGGAAAAGAACAATTACCATCTTTTAATAATAAAATGAAAAATATAACTTTCTCAGATTTTTTTTATGAAAAGAAAAATAAACTTCCAGAAGTATATATTCGTATGTTTATTGACAATATACCTGGTGATATAGAAATGATAAAAAATCTAATAGCTTCTCATTTTACTGGAAATTTAATTTCATATGAAATTTTAGATGACAATTCTTTTATTTTTTCATTAGAAATATGTGATTGCAGTGAAAGTTTACTTTTATTAAAAATTGAGAAAAACAGAAAATATAGCAGTAAATTTAGAATTACAATTTCTTGTAATGATAATAATTTGGCTTTTTTAGGTCCAGGCTATTATGCAATAGTTGTAGAAGAAGGAAGATTTTTGGCTAAAATTTTAAAAGGAACATTTTCTATTTCACCTAATGAATTACCATACCTAGAGAAAGAAGAATATGATTTCAACTGGCTAGTATCCTATTATGATGAACTTCTACAACAACATTTATACGATATTAATTGTGATTTTCAAAGTGGAAAACAAGCATATTTTTGTTGGAGTGAAGAAATGTATCAGCCTCTACCTGTTCCATCAACAGTAATAACACCTTTAGGAAGGTATTCCATAGCAAAACTTGAGCTTGAAATGCAACAAAATGGTTTTGAAAGTATGAGAAATAGATTTTTTATATTTAATCACTTTATAAAAACAGCTGATGATAAAATGAGAGCAGCTTTATATATTTTACAATGTTATCCTATGTTTCGTCCTTCTGAACGTAGTGAGCATGATAAAATGTATAATGAGATGGCTATTAATTATTTAGAAGATGCTTTAAAATCAGATTCTACACTTTATTTTCCAAAAGAAGAATATTTAGAATTATGTCAACTTGATAGAAAAACACCTTTAGATATATCACGAACAAAGGATTTTGGAACAGATATTTTTATTGGTTACCATCGCCATATAATTTGTTATAGTTTTGGAAATAATTTAAAGGGATTTCCTATATTTGGTGATTATTTAATAGAAGAGATAATAGAGGGTGAAAAAATTCTTTTTACTAATTGTTATGACCCAGGAGTTGGAATTATCGTAAAAATTGAATATAATGAAAAGAATGCTGTTCACAATCCTGCTTGGTTTAAAAATTGTTTTGGTGAGATTAAATCTATAGATATTGGACCAAATGGTATATGTAGATATGCTTTTATGGGAATAGTGTTAGATAGAGCAGGACAAAAAATGTTTTCTTATCATGCTGAAGTATTAATTGCCAATGAACGCTATACTTTTGAATTTTATTATGCAGATAAGGAACAGGCAAAACAAATAGACTTTATGCTTGGAAATATTAAAGCTGTTTTACCAAAAGTTGAAGTTGTTGATAAAGAAGTGAAGCCTAGTTTTATACATAATATCTTTAAGAAAATTTCTGACAAATTAGGTATAGGGAAAAACTTGTCACTTAATAAAATTAGAAAATTTATTGGAAGTAATGAAAAGTCTAAAATATTAACAATCAATGAATTACATAATTTTATAGAAGCTGTTTCTAAATTTAATTCCCAACAAATATCACGGATTGATGAAGATTATAAACAATATTTTGGATTATTACTTTCAGGAGTTTTAAGTATAATGAATTTTGGTAAATTAGAACCACTTCAAAGTTCTAGTGATTATGAATATGATGAAGAGATTTTTAAACAAATAAAATATTCTTTGTATGAAAATTGGGAAATATATGATACAAAATCAGTTTTTGAAACAATTGGCTGGCTTTTAAATGAAGGACACTCAGAAAAATATGACAGCACAAAATATACTACACTTGATGAGGCTATTCAAGAAAAACATAAAGAAATTATAGAAGATGTTGAAATAAAAAATTATTCAGATGATGTATATACAACTCATGGATTTAGAGATAAAGAACATTATATAGAAACTTTATTAAAAGATGAAATTAAGGAGCTACAACATAATTGGAGCTTTATACAGTCTTTTAGAGACTTAAGTGTTAAAAATATACGAGCATGGGATATTGGACGGGCTGCATATTTAGTTTGGGAATGCTATTTCTTTAATTATTTAAAAAAATTTGAAGCAGAACAACTAATTGATACTATTGCAGAAATAGCAGCAAAAGAATTCTCATCTTTTACAGAATTTGCATCTAGCTATGCTTTAGGGAGAATATTTTGGTATTTTTCAATTAGTAAAAAAAATAATATTGATGAAAAAATGACAGAAATTGTTTATGAACTGCTTGAAACTTTTGAAATTTTGTTTAATTCAAATGATGGCTTATGGGCAACTAATCAATGGTGGAATACAGATGAAAGTAATAGTAAAATATGCAAATAA
- a CDS encoding cob(I)yrinic acid a,c-diamide adenosyltransferase, producing MEKGYTQIYTGNGKGKTTAALGLITRAVGSNFKIFFCQFLKGRDYGELHTLEKFETVTHERYGRGVFIRSKEYVTDEDKKLMREGYESLKNALLSKEYDIVIADEILGTLRYDLITVDEIKFLIENKPETTELVLTGRNAPNELIEMADLVTEMKEVKHYFQKGVMARKGIEK from the coding sequence ATGGAAAAAGGATACACTCAAATATACACTGGAAATGGAAAAGGAAAAACTACTGCTGCCTTAGGGCTTATTACAAGAGCAGTAGGTAGTAACTTTAAAATATTTTTTTGCCAATTTTTAAAAGGTAGAGATTATGGAGAGCTTCACACATTAGAGAAATTTGAAACTGTTACCCATGAAAGATACGGCAGAGGAGTTTTTATAAGAAGTAAAGAATATGTAACTGATGAAGATAAAAAACTTATGAGAGAAGGCTATGAAAGCTTAAAAAATGCTCTTTTAAGTAAGGAATATGATATAGTTATAGCAGATGAAATTTTAGGAACATTGAGATATGATTTGATAACTGTTGATGAGATAAAATTTTTAATTGAAAATAAACCTGAAACAACAGAACTTGTCTTAACAGGAAGAAATGCCCCAAATGAACTTATTGAAATGGCAGATTTAGTAACTGAAATGAAAGAAGTTAAACATTATTTCCAAAAAGGTGTTATGGCAAGAAAAGGCATAGAAAAATAG